Proteins encoded together in one Micromonospora auratinigra window:
- a CDS encoding S1 family peptidase, translating to MQPVGPYRFTEALGVCQVGTAWWAIDGQDRLVTVAVLEGAAASDLPWRQAFANAANAMALTPGGQRYVNADLDAAKPWAAYPAEEGMGAQRLFQTLGMDLHPAEAEAEILVPETGTVAEPPEPVSGVPTSGTTPTSAVPLPWAMHAQAAPPQGQVSSAASGTTAPAPQPVATPTTYGPATTGTPPPDPFSSPVRRIRPSEPSAPRTGLWAALSALLLVAVLAGGAGFWAISAGKPDRPRPAPTGAGPAGPDGTALAPGLMPWAQAAPRSQEERALATVGPSMVFMEAVITGYVRSKQGNALLHPEPVTLSRRCSGVVVNHDGQVLTSTHCVRPTPETLVATALIAVANELVGKGRLKASEVSAFTRARAATAVVTGPQPGTEPEAKLYGQLNTAKGYLTDSPAIPGTVVRSLGVAEGDVTLVKLDQSGLPAAELNPSATITPGTSLLALGYGTTDTNYRTAAYTVLSKPVSVTEVDNQLSVYRISQDVGSYSRGGVAVDLQGRVVGMLDSDPAQPGKGNSLVMPVSTMTGLLDAAGSANALGESDKLYRSGLAAYFAGDHSTAVSRLNQVVQGSPANVLARAYLDAAVFSGGKAESSSSLPGWALALVIAAGVVLVAALALIVVLLVRSRRVGTPRE from the coding sequence ATGCAGCCGGTCGGTCCGTACAGGTTCACCGAGGCGCTCGGCGTCTGCCAGGTGGGCACGGCGTGGTGGGCCATCGACGGCCAGGACCGGCTGGTGACGGTGGCGGTGCTCGAGGGCGCCGCCGCGAGCGACCTGCCCTGGCGGCAGGCCTTCGCCAACGCCGCCAACGCCATGGCGCTCACCCCCGGCGGCCAGCGCTACGTCAACGCCGACCTCGACGCCGCGAAGCCGTGGGCGGCCTACCCGGCCGAGGAGGGGATGGGCGCGCAGCGGCTCTTCCAGACCCTCGGCATGGACCTGCACCCGGCCGAGGCCGAGGCGGAGATCCTGGTCCCCGAGACCGGCACCGTCGCCGAACCGCCGGAGCCGGTCTCCGGCGTCCCCACCTCCGGCACCACGCCCACCTCCGCGGTGCCGCTGCCCTGGGCGATGCACGCGCAGGCGGCCCCACCGCAGGGTCAGGTCTCGTCGGCGGCGTCCGGCACGACCGCCCCGGCCCCGCAGCCGGTCGCCACCCCGACCACGTACGGCCCGGCGACGACCGGGACGCCGCCGCCGGACCCGTTCAGCTCGCCGGTACGCCGGATCCGGCCGTCCGAGCCCTCGGCGCCCCGGACCGGACTCTGGGCGGCCCTCTCCGCGCTGCTCCTGGTGGCCGTCCTCGCCGGCGGCGCGGGCTTCTGGGCCATCTCGGCCGGGAAGCCGGACCGCCCCCGTCCCGCCCCGACCGGCGCCGGCCCGGCCGGCCCCGACGGCACCGCCCTCGCCCCCGGCCTGATGCCCTGGGCGCAGGCCGCACCGCGCAGCCAGGAGGAGCGGGCGCTCGCCACCGTCGGACCGTCCATGGTGTTCATGGAGGCCGTCATCACCGGCTACGTGCGCAGCAAGCAGGGCAACGCCCTGCTGCACCCCGAGCCGGTCACCCTGAGCCGCCGGTGCAGCGGGGTGGTGGTCAACCACGACGGGCAGGTGCTCACCAGCACCCACTGCGTGCGACCCACCCCGGAGACCCTGGTCGCCACCGCGCTCATCGCGGTGGCCAACGAACTGGTGGGCAAGGGCAGGCTGAAGGCCTCCGAGGTCAGCGCCTTCACCCGGGCCCGCGCGGCCACCGCCGTCGTCACCGGCCCCCAGCCCGGCACGGAACCCGAGGCCAAGCTGTACGGCCAACTGAACACCGCCAAGGGCTACCTCACCGACAGCCCGGCGATCCCGGGCACGGTGGTCCGCTCGCTGGGCGTCGCCGAGGGCGACGTCACCCTCGTCAAGCTCGACCAGTCGGGTCTGCCCGCCGCCGAGCTGAACCCCTCCGCCACGATCACCCCGGGCACCTCCCTGCTGGCCCTCGGGTACGGCACCACCGACACGAACTACCGCACCGCCGCCTACACCGTGCTCTCCAAGCCGGTCAGCGTCACCGAGGTGGACAACCAGCTGTCCGTCTACCGGATCAGCCAGGACGTCGGCTCGTACTCGCGTGGGGGCGTCGCCGTCGACCTCCAGGGCCGGGTGGTCGGCATGCTCGACAGCGATCCCGCGCAGCCCGGCAAGGGAAACAGTCTGGTGATGCCGGTGTCGACGATGACCGGGCTGCTCGACGCGGCGGGGAGCGCGAACGCGCTCGGCGAGAGCGACAAGCTCTACCGCAGCGGCCTGGCCGCCTACTTCGCGGGCGACCACTCGACCGCCGTGTCCCGGCTGAACCAGGTGGTGCAGGGCTCGCCGGCCAACGTGCTGGCCCGGGCGTACCTGGACGCGGCGGTGTTCAGCGGCGGAAAGGCCGAGTCCTCGTCGTCCCTGCCCGGCTGGGCGCTGGCGCTGGTCATCGCCGCCGGTGTGGTGCTGGTGGCGGCGCTGGCCCTGATCGTCGTGCTCCTCGTCCGGTCGCGCCGGGTCGGCACGCCGCGGGAGTGA
- a CDS encoding acyltransferase family protein, giving the protein MTAGNGSYLAAPTGDGRRPASVAAAGPAGERVGPGPDGGPGGRFRPDIQGLRAFAVVVVILEHVLHAPAGGFLGVDVFFVISGFLITGLLLAEHERAGRISLTAFYRRRIRRILPMAMLVLVCTYLASSLLFLGERVRTTAWDTLWAALFAANWRFAATGTDYWATDGPVSPLRHYWSLAVEEQFYLVWPVLLLVVLGLAATWGRAGHRSRWAVGALLGLVVLASVALALREASDQPTTAYFSTFARAWELGVGALLAVAAPLLARIPAAARPAYQWLGLAGLVVSVLVIDARTPFPAPGAFLPVISTALVIAGGVGGSRRLFPLTSPAARYLGDISYSLYLWHFPLLVLLDAALPGTGLAGAVLVLALTVLLSSLSYHLVEDPIRRAARGRRVRTGWFAALLAAAATVATATVVAVGSPAPPRRPATQAVGDENELTGQIRAALAATDWPLLVPSVGRLGELGFTRGDARGCRPAVPDGNDCTLRGPRPAKVAVVVGDSIAAAWLPSVRAVLEPAGWVVRDLTYAGCPFLASDTVSPIDRITRACPGHRRTVRAFLRSVRPDLVVVSNAYRQRFTATGGNPSLAEWERAARAARAEWLADAGKVVDLQPPPVGADPKDCITRLSSPGDCVSTTSAEHQTYGQAEQRVWAGRGSWRVPTTDWFCLSGRCPIFVGGVIVRRDANHITAEYAEKLAPLLRDALTPVLAAPPD; this is encoded by the coding sequence GTGACCGCCGGGAACGGGTCGTACCTCGCCGCGCCGACCGGTGACGGGCGCAGACCGGCGAGCGTGGCCGCCGCCGGGCCGGCGGGCGAGCGGGTCGGGCCCGGGCCGGACGGGGGTCCCGGCGGGCGTTTCCGGCCGGACATCCAGGGGCTGCGCGCCTTCGCGGTCGTGGTGGTGATCCTCGAACACGTCCTGCACGCGCCGGCGGGCGGGTTCCTGGGCGTCGACGTCTTCTTCGTCATCTCCGGCTTCCTGATCACCGGCCTGCTGCTCGCCGAGCACGAGCGGGCCGGGCGGATCTCCCTCACCGCCTTCTACCGCCGGCGGATCCGACGGATCCTGCCGATGGCGATGCTGGTCCTGGTCTGCACGTACCTCGCGTCGTCGTTGCTGTTCCTCGGCGAGCGGGTCCGGACGACGGCGTGGGACACGCTGTGGGCGGCGCTCTTCGCGGCGAACTGGCGGTTCGCCGCCACCGGCACCGACTACTGGGCGACCGACGGGCCGGTCTCGCCGCTGCGGCACTACTGGTCGCTGGCGGTGGAGGAACAGTTCTACCTCGTCTGGCCGGTGCTGCTGCTGGTGGTGCTGGGCCTGGCCGCGACGTGGGGCCGGGCGGGGCACCGGTCCCGGTGGGCGGTCGGGGCGCTGCTGGGGCTCGTCGTCCTGGCTTCGGTCGCGCTCGCCCTGCGCGAGGCGTCCGACCAGCCGACGACCGCCTACTTCTCGACCTTCGCCCGGGCCTGGGAGCTGGGGGTGGGCGCCCTGCTGGCGGTGGCGGCGCCCCTGCTGGCACGGATCCCGGCGGCGGCCCGTCCCGCGTACCAGTGGCTGGGGCTGGCCGGTCTGGTCGTCTCGGTCCTCGTGATCGACGCGCGGACCCCGTTCCCGGCGCCGGGTGCCTTTCTGCCGGTGATCTCGACGGCGCTGGTCATCGCCGGGGGCGTGGGCGGATCCCGGCGGCTGTTCCCGTTGACCAGTCCCGCCGCCCGGTACCTGGGGGACATCTCCTACTCGCTCTACCTCTGGCACTTCCCGCTGCTGGTGCTCCTCGACGCCGCGCTGCCCGGCACCGGGCTCGCCGGCGCGGTGCTGGTCCTCGCGCTCACCGTCCTGCTGTCGTCGCTGTCGTACCACCTGGTGGAGGACCCGATCCGCCGGGCCGCGCGAGGGCGGCGGGTGCGTACCGGGTGGTTCGCCGCGCTGCTGGCGGCGGCCGCGACGGTCGCGACGGCCACCGTCGTCGCGGTCGGCTCGCCGGCACCGCCGCGGCGGCCGGCGACGCAGGCGGTCGGCGACGAGAACGAGTTGACCGGGCAGATCCGGGCGGCGCTGGCCGCCACCGACTGGCCGCTGCTCGTGCCCTCGGTGGGGCGGCTGGGGGAACTCGGCTTCACCCGCGGGGACGCCCGGGGGTGCCGGCCGGCGGTGCCGGACGGCAACGACTGCACGCTGCGCGGACCCCGGCCCGCCAAGGTGGCCGTCGTGGTCGGGGATTCCATCGCGGCCGCCTGGCTGCCCTCGGTGCGGGCCGTGCTGGAGCCGGCGGGGTGGGTCGTGCGGGACCTGACCTACGCCGGCTGCCCCTTCCTCGCCTCGGACACCGTCTCCCCGATCGACCGCATCACCCGGGCCTGCCCCGGTCACCGCCGGACCGTGCGGGCCTTCCTGCGGTCGGTCCGGCCCGATCTCGTGGTCGTCAGCAACGCCTACCGGCAGCGGTTCACCGCCACCGGCGGGAACCCGTCCCTGGCCGAGTGGGAGCGCGCGGCCCGGGCCGCCCGCGCCGAGTGGCTGGCGGACGCGGGGAAGGTGGTGGACCTCCAGCCGCCGCCCGTCGGCGCGGACCCGAAGGACTGCATCACCCGGCTCTCCTCACCCGGTGACTGCGTCTCGACGACCTCCGCCGAGCACCAGACGTACGGTCAGGCCGAGCAGCGCGTCTGGGCCGGGCGGGGCTCCTGGCGGGTGCCCACGACGGACTGGTTCTGCCTGTCCGGGCGGTGCCCGATCTTCGTCGGCGGGGTCATCGTGCGACGCGACGCCAACCACATCACCGCCGAGTACGCCGAGAAGCTGGCGCCGCTGCTGCGCGACGCGCTGACCCCGGTCCTGGCGGCCCCGCCGGACTGA
- a CDS encoding O-antigen ligase family protein, whose translation MTTLFGVLLSAGGIAVAGWLFRARRDVAASFGGGGTAVALIAFAVLANAAPVLAGERSSAVIGVLVVGLLGWALVSRRRRPHGEPDTWQWVVPAIAAALLLWCFGVDLLSGDGLYGSRLPAYVASGLLLVVVWLLPTGGVLGTRAVAFTGLAVLALLTIPTLAYADAWRACTTGKLEKCSLAGGLFQSFYSSENYVALIASFTLVAVLCAMRGRELLAGAAFCAVVIVATGARTSLIALAAVGVWIVGALVLERRRAFRQLPWALCVALVVGALAAASYLTWSATPTTLSNRGNIWVTAREHIAGREAVGAGVSKWYQLRDLGEAPQHFFHSVYVLLLFSGGLVALALLGCWLVTLLRRPVDDGRAFTAKAPLVLFVIYSFTEVVWNPLSVDGLTWITVLLMMTRLSAAPGTAVRADGSAPATERPEQPAATPGPVGGRDGGAVAPAHG comes from the coding sequence GTGACAACGCTCTTCGGCGTCCTGTTGAGTGCCGGTGGCATCGCGGTGGCCGGGTGGCTGTTCCGCGCGCGGCGCGACGTCGCCGCCTCCTTCGGCGGCGGCGGGACGGCCGTCGCGCTGATCGCGTTCGCGGTGCTCGCGAACGCGGCACCGGTACTCGCCGGGGAACGGTCGTCGGCCGTCATCGGCGTCCTGGTGGTGGGGCTGCTCGGCTGGGCGCTGGTGAGCCGGCGGCGGCGACCGCACGGGGAACCCGACACCTGGCAGTGGGTGGTCCCGGCGATCGCCGCGGCGCTCCTGCTCTGGTGCTTCGGTGTGGACCTGCTCTCCGGCGACGGCCTGTACGGCTCCCGGCTGCCGGCGTACGTGGCGTCCGGTCTGCTGCTGGTGGTGGTCTGGTTGCTGCCGACCGGCGGCGTGCTGGGCACCCGCGCCGTCGCGTTCACCGGGCTGGCCGTGCTCGCGCTGCTCACCATCCCCACCCTCGCCTACGCCGACGCCTGGCGCGCCTGCACCACCGGCAAGCTGGAGAAGTGCTCGCTGGCCGGCGGCCTGTTCCAGAGCTTCTACAGTTCCGAGAACTACGTCGCGCTGATCGCGTCGTTCACCCTGGTCGCCGTGCTCTGCGCGATGCGCGGGCGGGAACTGCTGGCGGGGGCCGCGTTCTGCGCCGTGGTCATCGTGGCGACCGGTGCCCGCACCAGCCTCATCGCGCTCGCGGCGGTGGGCGTCTGGATCGTCGGCGCCCTCGTCCTGGAGCGGCGGCGGGCGTTCCGGCAACTCCCCTGGGCGCTCTGCGTCGCCCTGGTCGTCGGCGCGTTGGCCGCCGCCTCATACCTGACCTGGAGCGCGACGCCGACGACGTTGAGCAACCGGGGCAACATCTGGGTGACGGCCCGGGAGCACATCGCCGGCCGGGAGGCCGTCGGTGCCGGCGTCTCGAAGTGGTACCAGCTGCGCGACCTCGGTGAGGCGCCGCAGCACTTCTTCCACTCGGTGTACGTGCTGCTGCTCTTCTCCGGTGGACTGGTCGCGCTGGCCCTGCTCGGCTGCTGGCTGGTCACGCTGCTGCGCCGGCCGGTCGACGACGGGCGGGCCTTCACCGCGAAGGCACCGCTGGTGCTCTTCGTCATCTACTCCTTCACCGAGGTGGTCTGGAACCCGCTGTCGGTGGACGGACTCACCTGGATCACGGTCCTGCTGATGATGACCCGGCTCTCCGCCGCGCCCGGTACTGCCGTACGGGCCGACGGGTCCGCGCCGGCGACCGAGCGGCCGGAGCAGCCGGCCGCCACCCCGGGCCCGGTCGGCGGGCGCGACGGCGGGGCCGTCGCCCCTGCCCACGGCTGA
- a CDS encoding glycosyltransferase: MRVHFVLPQLEPCYGMERAAVLLLRALAASGVAVSATVLSGGVPADLDDLPVDRLDLGSRITRLVEAVPPLRRRLRSLPADTEIVASGLWAAVPVGAALAGSGRTFVAWEHSLLGERLAYDRRVRVLARSGGLAPLRPRLVVAVSEGVAGTVRRLRPGQRVVTIANPVPPADFVPPRPVADPERVRLVSTGALRPVKNHSCALAALALLPASHHLALAGDGEERGLLEERARELGLTGRVTFLGRLPGVAGLLAEADLLVHPSRAETFGFSLVEAAQAGLPVAALPVPALDELVPALVPGALAAAPTPAALAAAILRMTGRERPTDGDFEKAWRARRETFDPAQVSRRWAETLWG, translated from the coding sequence ATGCGCGTGCACTTCGTCCTGCCGCAGCTGGAGCCGTGCTACGGCATGGAGCGCGCCGCCGTGCTCCTGCTGCGGGCGTTGGCGGCGAGCGGGGTGGCGGTGTCCGCGACGGTGCTCTCCGGGGGCGTGCCGGCCGACCTCGACGACCTCCCCGTCGACCGGCTCGACCTGGGTTCCCGGATCACCCGCCTGGTGGAGGCGGTGCCACCGCTGCGCCGCCGGTTGCGGAGCCTGCCGGCCGACACCGAGATCGTCGCGAGTGGACTGTGGGCCGCGGTGCCGGTCGGCGCCGCCCTCGCCGGTTCCGGTCGGACCTTCGTCGCCTGGGAACACTCGCTGCTCGGGGAACGCCTCGCGTACGACCGGCGGGTGCGGGTGCTCGCCCGCTCGGGTGGGCTCGCGCCGCTGCGCCCCCGACTCGTGGTGGCCGTGTCCGAGGGTGTCGCCGGCACCGTACGCCGGCTGCGGCCCGGGCAGCGGGTCGTCACCATCGCCAATCCGGTGCCACCGGCGGACTTCGTACCGCCCCGACCGGTCGCCGACCCGGAGCGGGTCCGGTTGGTGTCGACCGGCGCGTTGCGGCCGGTGAAGAACCATTCCTGCGCCCTGGCCGCGCTGGCCCTGCTGCCGGCGAGCCACCACCTGGCCCTCGCCGGTGACGGCGAGGAACGTGGGCTCCTGGAGGAACGGGCGCGAGAGCTCGGGCTGACCGGGCGGGTCACCTTCCTCGGCCGTCTGCCCGGGGTGGCCGGGCTGCTGGCGGAGGCCGACCTGCTCGTGCACCCCTCCCGTGCCGAGACGTTCGGCTTCAGTCTGGTGGAGGCGGCGCAGGCCGGGCTGCCGGTCGCCGCGCTGCCGGTGCCCGCTCTCGACGAGCTGGTCCCGGCGCTCGTGCCCGGGGCCCTGGCGGCGGCCCCCACCCCGGCCGCCCTCGCCGCGGCGATCCTGCGGATGACCGGCCGGGAACGGCCCACCGACGGCGACTTCGAGAAGGCCTGGCGGGCCCGGCGCGAGACGTTCGATCCGGCGCAGGTGAGTCGACGGTGGGCGGAGACGTTGTGGGGCTGA
- a CDS encoding glycosyltransferase family 2 protein has protein sequence MPDVSVVIPTTGRPSLTEAVLSARAQRGVSVHIVVVCDLAEVPQTVRELGEHIDEVVCTGGGRRGSYARNLGVAHAAPGSHVAFLDDDDAWLPEKLSLQLPVLERLVEAGVRPVVSSRILQRKAGAPPLPTPSPAALIPDGARPEDYLFRRRRPGVGRQTLPTSTLLTTHELATACRWDETLPRHQDWDWLIRAARLPGTRIVQIEEATAVYTVGSPGSISAGADWRTSWEWARRWEGVWRPETFADFVTAQTLRYALQARDGQGVREMLRVIRRTSPPSARNATLAVLGLLPRRTLERVAMRRSRVDTGTGGPA, from the coding sequence ATGCCGGACGTGTCGGTCGTCATCCCGACCACGGGTCGACCCAGCCTCACCGAGGCGGTGCTGTCCGCGCGGGCCCAACGCGGCGTCTCCGTGCACATCGTGGTGGTGTGCGACCTCGCCGAGGTGCCGCAGACCGTACGCGAGCTGGGTGAGCACATCGACGAGGTGGTCTGCACCGGGGGCGGCCGGCGCGGCTCGTACGCGCGCAACCTCGGGGTGGCGCACGCCGCCCCGGGCAGCCACGTCGCGTTCCTGGACGACGACGACGCCTGGCTGCCGGAGAAGCTCTCCCTGCAGCTGCCGGTGCTGGAACGGCTGGTCGAGGCGGGGGTCCGCCCGGTCGTGTCGTCCCGGATCCTGCAACGCAAGGCCGGTGCGCCACCCCTGCCGACGCCCAGCCCCGCGGCCCTGATCCCGGACGGCGCGCGGCCGGAGGACTACCTGTTCCGCCGCCGCCGACCCGGGGTCGGCCGGCAGACGCTGCCCACCTCCACCCTGTTGACCACGCACGAGCTGGCCACCGCCTGCCGGTGGGACGAGACCCTGCCCCGGCACCAGGACTGGGACTGGCTGATCCGGGCCGCCCGCCTGCCGGGCACCCGGATCGTCCAGATCGAGGAGGCCACCGCCGTCTACACCGTGGGCAGCCCGGGCTCCATCTCCGCCGGGGCCGACTGGCGTACGTCGTGGGAGTGGGCCCGGCGCTGGGAGGGGGTCTGGCGCCCGGAGACCTTCGCCGACTTCGTCACCGCGCAGACCCTGCGCTACGCGTTGCAGGCCCGCGACGGGCAGGGGGTACGCGAGATGCTGCGGGTGATCCGTCGGACCTCGCCGCCGTCGGCGCGCAACGCCACGCTGGCGGTGCTCGGTCTGCTCCCCCGCCGCACCCTGGAACGGGTGGCGATGCGCCGCTCTCGGGTGGACACCGGCACGGGCGGGCCCGCCTGA
- a CDS encoding sugar transferase translates to MDRPAGAPVPDPASRWRPDVTAVLPYAGSRASSRTRWLRGWMVTAPVDVAALLTPLLVTQHFWRGTLAMAALTVAVFAAGGLYQARRHVSILDELPSLCGRLLAAAAVVAIIAALRHESEGYVFSYLRGVAVAAGLVIVGRFVTRQLTITARRRRWVEHNAIIIGSGPTALELARVLRRYPQYGLRFVGCVDMSSQSGPLSPPLIGSPDQLGQLVRLLECDVLLVADPDCSESFLMEILREPAIGSCDLWAVPQLWGSRSHGDHIGAIPVVKIGRTTLSGPRWALKRLSDILFATVALLLLSPVLLLCAVATFIDGGPGIFFHQERVGRNGKPFRIVKFRSMRPVDEQESRTNWSIAHDQRVGRIGRILRRTSLDELPQLWNILRGDMSVVGPRPERPHFVEKFSAEYPTYAMRHRVPVGLTGLAQVSGLRGDTPISDRARFDNYYIENWSLWLDAKVLLRTVTEVVRGGGR, encoded by the coding sequence GTGGACCGTCCCGCCGGCGCTCCGGTGCCCGATCCGGCGTCGCGCTGGCGGCCGGACGTCACCGCCGTGCTGCCGTACGCCGGTTCCCGGGCCTCCTCCCGCACCCGCTGGCTGCGCGGCTGGATGGTGACGGCGCCGGTCGACGTCGCCGCGCTGCTGACCCCGCTGCTGGTCACGCAGCACTTCTGGCGCGGCACCCTGGCCATGGCGGCGCTGACCGTGGCCGTCTTCGCCGCCGGCGGGCTCTACCAGGCGCGCCGGCACGTCAGCATCCTCGACGAGTTGCCGAGCCTCTGCGGTCGACTGCTGGCGGCCGCGGCGGTGGTGGCGATCATCGCCGCGCTGCGGCACGAGTCCGAGGGGTACGTCTTCAGCTACCTGCGCGGGGTGGCGGTCGCGGCGGGGCTCGTCATCGTGGGGCGGTTCGTCACCCGGCAGCTCACCATCACCGCCCGGCGACGCCGGTGGGTGGAGCACAACGCGATCATCATCGGCAGTGGGCCGACCGCGTTGGAACTGGCCCGCGTGCTGCGCCGGTACCCGCAGTACGGCCTGCGTTTCGTCGGCTGCGTCGACATGTCGTCGCAGTCGGGGCCGTTGAGCCCGCCCCTGATCGGCAGCCCCGACCAGCTCGGGCAGCTGGTGCGCCTGCTGGAGTGCGACGTCCTGCTCGTCGCCGACCCGGACTGCTCGGAGTCGTTCCTGATGGAGATCCTGCGGGAGCCGGCCATCGGGAGCTGTGACCTGTGGGCGGTGCCCCAGCTGTGGGGTTCCCGCTCGCACGGCGACCACATCGGCGCGATCCCGGTCGTCAAGATCGGCCGGACGACCCTCTCCGGTCCCCGGTGGGCGCTCAAGCGACTCTCCGACATCCTGTTCGCCACGGTGGCCCTGCTCCTGCTGAGCCCGGTGCTGCTGCTCTGCGCCGTCGCGACCTTCATCGACGGCGGCCCCGGCATCTTCTTCCACCAGGAGCGCGTCGGCCGCAACGGCAAGCCGTTCCGGATCGTGAAGTTCCGCTCGATGCGGCCGGTCGACGAGCAGGAGTCCCGGACCAACTGGTCGATCGCGCACGACCAGCGGGTGGGCCGGATCGGCCGGATCCTGCGCCGCACCTCCCTGGACGAGCTGCCGCAGCTGTGGAACATCCTGCGCGGGGACATGAGCGTCGTCGGCCCGCGACCGGAGCGGCCCCACTTCGTGGAGAAGTTCTCCGCCGAGTACCCCACCTACGCGATGCGCCACCGCGTCCCGGTGGGCCTGACCGGCCTGGCGCAGGTCAGTGGCCTGCGCGGGGACACCCCCATCTCGGACCGGGCCCGCTTCGACAACTACTACATCGAGAACTGGTCGCTCTGGCTGGACGCGAAGGTGCTGCTGCGCACCGTCACGGAGGTCGTCCGCGGCGGTGGCCGCTGA
- a CDS encoding LCP family protein translates to MSNRRLYAEPETQGPDAEDAPEPTGEAGRRRPRWKRIVLITLLVLALVGVGGVAAGAFYLHSVESDIDRVQAFADVPPAERPQVVAKDASNILILGSDSRDPEGTTGSRTDTIILAHLPKGRSSAQLISIPRDTWVPVPRSKDGNHGGRDAKINAAYAWGGVPLMVQTTEKFTGVRIDNVMIIDFAGFKEIIDALGGVDIAVEKDFTSIHPPFRSFHKGVQRMDGETALDYSRQRKQFADGDFARIRHQQQVIKAILDKAVSGGIVTDPGRLNSFVKAASGSVSVDEGMSLVGMATDLRNLRSRNLTFMTSPTKGTGRVGSESVVFAATDEARSFYDAVRRDDVPRILAAGK, encoded by the coding sequence ATGTCGAATCGCCGGCTGTACGCCGAACCGGAGACGCAGGGTCCCGACGCCGAGGATGCCCCGGAGCCGACGGGTGAGGCGGGTCGTCGCCGTCCCCGCTGGAAGCGGATCGTGCTGATCACACTGTTGGTGCTGGCGCTGGTGGGCGTCGGCGGCGTGGCTGCCGGCGCGTTCTACCTGCACTCGGTGGAGTCGGACATCGACCGGGTGCAGGCCTTCGCGGACGTGCCCCCGGCCGAGCGTCCGCAGGTGGTGGCGAAGGACGCGTCGAACATCCTGATCCTGGGCAGCGACTCCCGTGACCCGGAGGGCACGACGGGGTCGCGGACCGACACGATCATCCTGGCCCACCTGCCGAAGGGCCGGTCGAGCGCCCAGCTCATCTCCATCCCCCGCGACACCTGGGTGCCGGTCCCGCGTTCGAAGGACGGCAACCACGGCGGTCGCGACGCGAAGATCAACGCCGCCTACGCCTGGGGCGGGGTGCCGCTGATGGTGCAGACCACGGAGAAGTTCACCGGGGTACGGATCGACAACGTGATGATCATCGACTTCGCCGGGTTCAAGGAGATCATCGACGCCCTCGGCGGGGTGGACATCGCCGTCGAGAAGGACTTCACCTCCATCCACCCGCCGTTCCGCAGCTTCCACAAGGGGGTGCAGCGGATGGACGGCGAGACGGCGCTGGACTACTCGCGGCAGCGCAAGCAGTTCGCCGACGGCGACTTCGCCCGGATCCGGCACCAGCAGCAGGTCATCAAGGCGATCCTCGACAAGGCCGTGTCCGGCGGCATCGTGACCGACCCGGGCCGGCTGAACTCCTTCGTCAAGGCGGCGTCGGGGTCGGTCTCGGTCGACGAGGGGATGTCGCTGGTGGGGATGGCGACCGACCTGCGCAACCTGCGCAGCAGGAACCTGACCTTCATGACCAGCCCCACCAAGGGCACCGGTCGGGTCGGCAGCGAGAGCGTGGTCTTCGCCGCCACCGACGAGGCGCGGTCGTTCTACGACGCGGTACGCCGCGACGACGTGCCGCGGATCCTGGCTGCCGGAAAGTAG